The proteins below are encoded in one region of Manis javanica isolate MJ-LG chromosome 8, MJ_LKY, whole genome shotgun sequence:
- the DUT gene encoding deoxyuridine 5'-triphosphate nucleotidohydrolase, mitochondrial isoform X1 yields the protein MPAFTASEVTLPSGVFRERNRRVPAGPDAATSTPTPEQMTPLCPLPALGYCFLPPLLRSVPRVACSARPRAQAAGLSWPGPPLHPAPPGAALLRPLSSARCLGRGRRGANTPAVSPSKRARAALEGGMRLRFARLSENATAPTRGSARAAGYDLYSAYDYSVPPMEKALVKTDIQVALPYGCYGRVAPRSGLAAKHFIDVGAGVIDEDYRGNVGVVLFNFGKEKFQVKKGDRIAQLICERIFYPEIEEVQVLDDTERGSGGFGSTGKN from the exons ATGCCCGCTTTTACTGCTTCCGAGGTCACATTACCGAGCGGCGTCTTTAGGGAGCGGAACCGGCGCGTGCCTGCAGGACCTGACGCGGCAACTAGCACCCCAACGCCGGAGCAAATgactcccctctgccctctccccgcGCTCGGCTACTGTTTCCTTCCGCCTCTGCTCCGCTCAGTGCCTAGGGTTGCGTGCAGCGCCCGGCCGAGAGCGCAGGCCGCGGGCCTCTCCTGGCCAGGCCCGCCCCTCCACCCCGCCCCGCCAGGAGCCGCGCTGCTCCGGCCGCTGTCCAGCGCTCGCTGCCTGGGCCGAGGCCGCCGCGGCGCCA ACACCCCCGCCGTCTCCCCCAGCAAGCGGGCCCGGGCTGCGCTGGAGGGCGGCATGCGGCTCCGCTTTGCCCGGCTGTCCGAGAACGCCACCGCCCCCACCAGGGGGTCCGCGCGCGCCGCGGGCTATGACCTGTACAG TGCCTATGATTATTCAGTACCACCGATGGAGAAAGCCCTTGTGAAGACCGACATTCAGGTCGCTCTTCCTTACGGGTGCTATGGGAGAGTAG ctcCACGTTCTGGTTTGGCTGCAAAACACTTCATAGATGTAGGAg ctggtGTCATAGATGAAGATTATAGAGGAAATGTTGGTGTTGTACTATTTAATTTTGGCAAAGAGAAGTTTCAAG tcaAAAAGGGTGATAGAATTGCACAGCTCATTTGTGAACGGATTTTTTATCCTGAAATAGAGGAAGTTCAA GTTTTGGATGACACTGAACGGGGTTCAGGAGGGTTTGGTTCCActggaaagaattaa
- the DUT gene encoding deoxyuridine 5'-triphosphate nucleotidohydrolase, mitochondrial isoform X4, with protein sequence MRLRFARLSENATAPTRGSARAAGYDLYSAYDYSVPPMEKALVKTDIQVALPYGCYGRVAPRSGLAAKHFIDVGAGVIDEDYRGNVGVVLFNFGKEKFQVKKGDRIAQLICERIFYPEIEEVQVLDDTERGSGGFGSTGKN encoded by the exons ATGCGGCTCCGCTTTGCCCGGCTGTCCGAGAACGCCACCGCCCCCACCAGGGGGTCCGCGCGCGCCGCGGGCTATGACCTGTACAG TGCCTATGATTATTCAGTACCACCGATGGAGAAAGCCCTTGTGAAGACCGACATTCAGGTCGCTCTTCCTTACGGGTGCTATGGGAGAGTAG ctcCACGTTCTGGTTTGGCTGCAAAACACTTCATAGATGTAGGAg ctggtGTCATAGATGAAGATTATAGAGGAAATGTTGGTGTTGTACTATTTAATTTTGGCAAAGAGAAGTTTCAAG tcaAAAAGGGTGATAGAATTGCACAGCTCATTTGTGAACGGATTTTTTATCCTGAAATAGAGGAAGTTCAA GTTTTGGATGACACTGAACGGGGTTCAGGAGGGTTTGGTTCCActggaaagaattaa
- the DUT gene encoding deoxyuridine 5'-triphosphate nucleotidohydrolase, mitochondrial isoform X3 yields the protein MGEALVFSYTPAVSPSKRARAALEGGMRLRFARLSENATAPTRGSARAAGYDLYSAYDYSVPPMEKALVKTDIQVALPYGCYGRVAPRSGLAAKHFIDVGAGVIDEDYRGNVGVVLFNFGKEKFQVKKGDRIAQLICERIFYPEIEEVQVLDDTERGSGGFGSTGKN from the exons ATGGGGGAGGCGCTTGTTTTCTCGT ACACCCCCGCCGTCTCCCCCAGCAAGCGGGCCCGGGCTGCGCTGGAGGGCGGCATGCGGCTCCGCTTTGCCCGGCTGTCCGAGAACGCCACCGCCCCCACCAGGGGGTCCGCGCGCGCCGCGGGCTATGACCTGTACAG TGCCTATGATTATTCAGTACCACCGATGGAGAAAGCCCTTGTGAAGACCGACATTCAGGTCGCTCTTCCTTACGGGTGCTATGGGAGAGTAG ctcCACGTTCTGGTTTGGCTGCAAAACACTTCATAGATGTAGGAg ctggtGTCATAGATGAAGATTATAGAGGAAATGTTGGTGTTGTACTATTTAATTTTGGCAAAGAGAAGTTTCAAG tcaAAAAGGGTGATAGAATTGCACAGCTCATTTGTGAACGGATTTTTTATCCTGAAATAGAGGAAGTTCAA GTTTTGGATGACACTGAACGGGGTTCAGGAGGGTTTGGTTCCActggaaagaattaa
- the DUT gene encoding deoxyuridine 5'-triphosphate nucleotidohydrolase, mitochondrial isoform X2, with protein sequence MAAGGAAPDTPAVSPSKRARAALEGGMRLRFARLSENATAPTRGSARAAGYDLYSAYDYSVPPMEKALVKTDIQVALPYGCYGRVAPRSGLAAKHFIDVGAGVIDEDYRGNVGVVLFNFGKEKFQVKKGDRIAQLICERIFYPEIEEVQVLDDTERGSGGFGSTGKN encoded by the exons ATGGCGGCGGGCGGCGCCGCCCCAG ACACCCCCGCCGTCTCCCCCAGCAAGCGGGCCCGGGCTGCGCTGGAGGGCGGCATGCGGCTCCGCTTTGCCCGGCTGTCCGAGAACGCCACCGCCCCCACCAGGGGGTCCGCGCGCGCCGCGGGCTATGACCTGTACAG TGCCTATGATTATTCAGTACCACCGATGGAGAAAGCCCTTGTGAAGACCGACATTCAGGTCGCTCTTCCTTACGGGTGCTATGGGAGAGTAG ctcCACGTTCTGGTTTGGCTGCAAAACACTTCATAGATGTAGGAg ctggtGTCATAGATGAAGATTATAGAGGAAATGTTGGTGTTGTACTATTTAATTTTGGCAAAGAGAAGTTTCAAG tcaAAAAGGGTGATAGAATTGCACAGCTCATTTGTGAACGGATTTTTTATCCTGAAATAGAGGAAGTTCAA GTTTTGGATGACACTGAACGGGGTTCAGGAGGGTTTGGTTCCActggaaagaattaa